One segment of Tetrapisispora phaffii CBS 4417 chromosome 1, complete genome DNA contains the following:
- the RBH1 gene encoding Rbh1p (similar to Saccharomyces cerevisiae YJL181W and YJR030C; ancestral locus Anc_1.157), with amino-acid sequence MSSRHEEELTALAQLLALCESHRYVSRFDPMLHIVNQLKHIALASSYLIENYKRLPSFPADNIIYDNAIIKFMNMNRVLESYSNILMTSINLIFDYNISTFRSIKQRSFIQCILTVLSRLEVYNNTYGTRLPSSLKYIINEFKYEFEKCYRDASLNIIKFNQTIDLTSFTNNIITSPSLTKENIIKRENFKLTSSKLNIHNLPVEVCLLDSKQFTIFKINKCSLLSTAEKILDNLLNNEVDLSDIGRTLLFPVIRSTDLRIIKGTFNSLIFETNSGNGLQFELKAINVEHWESYWKHYFYNYFQYSDHKNNFKVAPASLMNTPNTKFYEKYNKLKHLKEHNMVQGIGISLESSHTQKNGLSPLYSNYKNCKSLSSLHRSKPLSISYSSSLSSNQQTSPTIQTSMELPSPQDDSLESITIMSYDKLKEFDESINVLLSPKEEYNKAQNIRSVSSSCSLERIDSNNIIEHTAEEVYYASSIISSESIGNSYTSLTDNKIDSKNNSFMIDYDKSFLTDTKKYEPNFYSKKKSTSLLSFFNSKKNKKNLAIDTSPISNDDNSIISSSTSTFFTFDSTESPSSTNAATPVQNRNIQSFEILEYFNPKRHTETFNSEGCILTMWNKNRWQNILTDLFTINIFTTTSNLNFLLLQEIVINTAPSGKLLLALDSNCRFFKSTAKDIQIRCTNKNVIKSCASISDNCTFTIRCNNSDLLLNALTNCLKISKPSTPNEAKLTTSHTLNTISTTSSSFFSRISPTSRNTNYSTDSKSENEDLIDLDLKLLKSRKLLSLIKVKHHTYNNINNLWEFNSITHLSIYSQEYEKEKIALKFQTQSDITDIESKSNMSNLFVSYIDDVKRLGRTGISLIDFATNRKELFEFQNNIVTNDVYSQIL; translated from the coding sequence ATGAGTTCCAGACATGAAGAAGAGCTTACTGCCTTAGCACAGTTACTAGCCTTATGCGAATCGCATAGGTATGTTTCAAGATTTGACCCAATGTTGCATATTGTCAACCAATTAAAACATATCGCACTTGCATCAAGTTATCtaatagaaaattataaGAGGCTGCCTTCATTTCCAGcagataatattatttatgataatgcaataatcaaattcatGAACATGAATAGAGTTCTAGAAAGTTactcaaatatattaatgacCAGCATAAATCTGATATTTGACTATAACATAAGCACATTTAGATCAATAAAACAGCGATCGTTTATCCAGTGCATATTAACAGTCCTTTCTAGATTAGAAGTATACAATAATACCTATGGAACTCGATTACCAAGTTCtctaaaatatattattaatgaattcaaatatgAGTTCGAGAAATGTTACAGAGATGCAAGCTTGaacattataaaatttaatcaaACAATAGATCTGACATCATtcacaaataatattataaccAGTCCTTCTCTCACCAAggaaaatataataaaaagagaaaatttTAAGTTAACCTCATCGAAACTGAACATTCATAACCTGCCGGTGGAAGTCTGTTTACTTGACAGCAAGCAATtcacaatttttaaaatcaataagTGCTCACTATTATCAACTGCTGAAAAAATCTTAGATAACTTATTAAACAATGAAGTAGATTTATCAGATATTGGTAGAACACTATTATTCCCTGTAATTAGATCAACAGATTTACGAATTATAAAAGGAACcttcaattcattaatatttgaaactAATTCTGGAAATGGACTACAGTTTGAATTGAAGGCTATCAATGTTGAACATTGGGAATCATATTGgaaacattatttttacaattATTTCCAATATAGTGATCACaagaataattttaaagtCGCGCCAGCGTCTCTTATGAATACACCAAATACtaaattttatgaaaaatACAACAAGTTAAAACATCTAAAAGAACATAATATGGTACAAGGAATTGGGATATCACTAGAATCCTCACACACTCAAAAAAATGGATTGTCACCTTTATATAGTAACTACAAAAACTGCAAAAGTTTATCTTCACTGCATCGCTCCAAACCTTTGTCAATCTCTTATTCAAGTTCATTATCAAGCAATCAGCAAACAAGTCCGACAATTCAAACATCAATGGAATTGCCATCGCCACAAGATGATTCATTGGAAAGCATAACAATCATGAGttatgataaattaaaagaattcGATGAATCTATTAATGTATTACTATCCCCTAAAGAGGAGTATAATAAAGCCCAAAATATTCGAAGCGTTTCCAGTTCATGTTCTCTAGAAAGAATCGATAgcaataatataattgaacATACTGCCGAAGAAGTATATTACGCATCCAGCATAATATCCTCCGAGAGTATAGGAAATTCATATACTAGCTTGACAGacaataaaattgatagTAAAAACAACAGCTTTATGATTGATTAtgataaatcatttttgaCAGATACAAAAAAGTATGAAccaaatttttattcaaaaaagaaatctaCTTCCTTATTGAGTTTCTTCAATTCtaaaaagaataagaaGAATTTAGCTATTGATACCTCACCAATTTCTAACGACGATAATTCTATCATCAGCAGTAGTACATCTACATTTTTTACATTCGATTCAACTGAGAGCCCCTCGTCTACGAATGCTGCAACACCGGTTCAGAATAGAAACATACaatcatttgaaatattggAGTATTTTAATCCAAAAAGGCACACAGAGACATTTAATAGTGAAGGTTGTATATTGACAATGTGGAATAAGAATCGCTGgcaaaatattttaacagATTTATTCactataaatatatttactactacatcaaatttgaatttccTACTATTGCAAGAAATCGTGATAAACACTGCTCCATCAGGAAAGTTACTACTTGCGCTTGATTCAAATTgtagatttttcaaatcaacAGCAAAGGATATCCAAATTAGATGTACCAAcaaaaatgttattaagAGTTGTGCATCTATTTCTGACAACTGTACTTTCACCATTAGATGTAATAACTCtgatcttttattaaatgcaTTAACGAATTGTCTAAAAATCTCGAAACCATCCACACCTAATGAAGCAAAACTAACAACTTCTCATACTTTGAATACCATATCAACTAcctcttcttcattttttagTAGGATCAGTCCTACTTCAAGAAATACAAATTATAGTACAGACTCAAAAtctgaaaatgaagatttGATAGATcttgatttaaaattattaaaatctcGAAAATTATTATCCCTTATTAAGGTCAAACATCAcacatataataatattaacaatttaTGGGAATTTAATTCTATAACTCACTTATCCATTTACAGTCAAGAATATGAGAAGGAGAAAATTGCTTTGAAGTTTCAGACTCAAAGCGATATAACCGATATCGAATCTAAAAGCAATATGTCCAATCTATTTGTGTCTTATATCGACGATGTCAAAAGGCTTGGAAGAACTGGTATATCTCTAATTGATTTTGCAACAAACCGCAAAGAATTATTCGAGttccaaaataatatagtaACAAACGACGTTTATAGTCAAATTTTATGA
- the ATP12 gene encoding ATP synthase complex assembly protein ATP12 (similar to Saccharomyces cerevisiae ATP12 (YJL180C); ancestral locus Anc_1.158) — protein MLTKSRPLIRNVLKNLGSLRYLSCTSHIGSSVPLGIDTTLENNTVTETNRLSKTLTKFWDKVSIKNDLINNNILIQLDGRTINTPLGNKLAVDSSRKMLAYLLMNEWKNLPSLSIRQYSLPLTSLVSRCIDLEKLHLEGDADAIEKYNGNLEKMISDTLRYLDTDTLLIFSPRKEFEGKLREEQDKLYLPIIEQIERFLSKLSKKSIKLNVLDSDLHGLRGNQQDKDTREAAANYLRSLSYWDLAIFEKVVLTTKSFICGILVILNKTNGSSELGISHTTEDIIRYSTLETIFQTERWGEVEDTHDVNKRDIFRNITAASIVAFKE, from the coding sequence atgttaACTAAGAGCAGACCTTTGATTAGAAATGTATTGAAAAATCTGGGCAGCTTGAGATACCTAAGCTGCACTAGTCATATTGGATCCTCTGTGCCTTTGGGTATTGATACAACCTTAGAGAATAATACTGTCACAGAAACAAATAGATTATCAAAAACTTTAACGAAATTTTGGGATAAAGTATCTATAAAAAATGATCTgatcaataataatatattgattcAATTGGATGGAAGAACCATTAATACACCATTAGGCAATAAATTAGCGGTGGACTCTTCACGAAAAATGCTAGCatatttattgatgaatGAATGGAAAAACCTACCGTCACTTTCTATTAGACAATATTCATTACCATTAACATCATTAGTTTCACGTTGCATCGATCTTGAGAAACTACATTTGGAAGGTGATGCCGATGCTATTGAAAAGTATAACGGTAATCTGGAGAAAATGATTTCGGATACTTTAAGGTATTTAGATACTGatacattattaatattttctcCAAGGAAAGAATTTGAAGGTAAACTAAGGGAAGAGCAAGATAAATTGTATCTTCCAATAATTGAGCAAATTGAAAGGTTTTTATCAAAACTCTCTAAAAAGTCTATCAAGCTAAACGTTTTGGATTCAGATCTACACGGTTTACGTGGTAATCAGCAAGATAAAGATACTAGAGAAGCTGCTGCAAATTATCTGAGATCCTTATCATATTGGGATTTAGCTATTTTTGAGAAAGTAGTATTGACAACAAAGTCTTTTATTTGTGGTATTTTagttattttgaataaaacaAATGGATCAAGTGAACTAGGCATTTCTCATACCACCGAAGATATTATAAGATATTCCACATTGGAAACTATATTTCAAACTGAAAGATGGGGTGAAGTCGAAGACACTCATGATGTTAATAAACGTGATATCTTTAGGAATATTACGGCAGCATCTATTGTCGCATTCAAAGAATAg